A single region of the Clostridia bacterium genome encodes:
- a CDS encoding F0F1 ATP synthase subunit epsilon: MTKVMTLEVITPERVLLTEKTNFVVAPGTEGPLGILYNHAPLITGLLPGVLKYESQGRMFFIAVSSGFMEIHDNRIVILADTAERPDEIDLNRALAAKERAEKRLIEQHPGLDVQRAELALNRALARIKVAAHQQAAS; encoded by the coding sequence ATGACTAAGGTCATGACCCTGGAAGTGATTACCCCGGAAAGGGTATTATTAACGGAAAAAACTAATTTTGTGGTGGCACCAGGTACAGAAGGACCGTTAGGTATTTTATATAATCACGCTCCTTTGATTACCGGTTTATTACCAGGTGTTTTAAAATATGAATCTCAAGGCCGTATGTTCTTTATTGCTGTCAGTAGTGGCTTTATGGAAATTCACGATAACCGCATCGTTATTTTGGCTGATACGGCTGAAAGACCAGATGAAATAGATTTAAATAGGGCTTTGGCGGCCAAGGAACGTGCTGAGAAGCGTTTAATTGAACAGCATCCTGGTTTGGATGTGCAAAGAGCGGAATTGGCTTTAAATCGAGCACTGGCCCGCATTAAAGTGGCTGCTCATCAGCAGGCAGCTTCTTAA